A window of Phragmites australis chromosome 2, lpPhrAust1.1, whole genome shotgun sequence genomic DNA:
TATAAATAACACACAGGTGATTATTTTACCATTTCTATGTTATCTATAAGGTACTAAAGAGATCTTCTGAACTTGCTATAGCTCGATATGTAGAAAGTCAAGAGATTATTTGGCAAGTTAACTGAGATTTCTTAAAACATAAAACTTGAGTGAGGTTTATTCTTACTATAGTATTGGCTGTGCTATTGGCTATGCTATTTTCTCTTATGTGCAATCTTTTCAAGCATTCAGAGCTCCTAATTTGTAGGAATCAATCATTAACTTGACTGGAAAATCCATGACGGCTGAGCAGCCTCCTCCGAGAAGATCGAGGTCAGACTGGAGCTCTGGCCTCCCATCGGAGCTTCTCGAGTCCATCAGGAAGCGTCTCGCCTCCGGCCATGACGTGGCCTCCTTTCGATATGTTTGCGGCCCATGGCACGACGCCATGCCATTTACGATCTTCGCCCCACTCCTGTTTGGCCATGACTCGGACAACGTCATCTTCTACAACATCTCATAGAATAAGGCATTCTCCTTGTCACTCCCAAACATGCGCGACTAGGTGCCTTGTGGCTCGTCATGAGGGTGGCTGGTCTTGATGGACGAGTCCGTGTTCGTGATGCTACCGAGCCCCTTCATTGGCATCTGTGTTGAGCTCCTACTGGCCAATGAGCACGTCGCAACAGTGTCCTTCTCGACACATGTATCTAAAGTGGACAGATGGTGGGTGCTCCATCTTGACGACAACTACACACTATAGTAATGCAGTTGAAATAAGTGCAATCACTCTAGACAAGATGAGGCACATATTCTTCAATGAGATTGTGCTCACCACATTGCCTGACATCGATGGTCGAGAGTGTGTGGCGAGGGCCGTGCTCGCAAGGTCCACGAAGGTCACGTTTAGTGGGTTCGGGGTTGACAGAGCGTGGACCCTGCTCGACACCTACCTAGAATGCTTTGTGGACTTCGTCGTACACTGCAAAGAGAGCTTCTTGGCAATCGACTGCATCAGAGAGATCTCCATCTGTAGCAACATCACCACCGGTGCAACCCCGACCGCGAAGCTGGTACCATCACTGTCGCCACCTATGCAGCTCAGTCATCATAGCTACTTGAAATCAAACGGTGAGCTGCGCATGGTTGATACCATGGTGAACATGTTCCACAGGGTATGACACTTTAACTATAGTAGCGTGATCTGCAAGTGATATCTCTTGGATCAGAGGCCAGAGTGGTGCAAGGTGAATGGCATCTTCGACCTGACACTATTCGAAGCATTTCAGTGACAACTTCAGTGGAATATGCGTCTTCAAGTTCAAAACGAACAACATCTACTTATCTAAGCCTTTGTACTGGGATCAATACGACTTGGATCATCATTGGAGACCGTTGACATTGCTACAAGCACATCAGAAGTGGTAGTTTTCCACCAGAAGATGTAGGGTTCCGAAGCTCTAGGTTGGATTCGACAAATCTCTAGAAGAGAGGTACATGAATGTTGATTGAATGTTTATATAGTAGGGCAAGTGGTTTGGATGTGTTTGATTCATGACCACCAATGACGATAAAAAGTGTTAGATACGCTATATTTTGGCATTGCTACTTGGCAAATGGGTCCTTCAATTGGTGGTGCTATATTCGTTGGTTGTAATAAACTATTTGATTATCTTATGCTTCACAAGTTGTGTAATTACACAATTTTATTTCTCTCAAAATATGCATCATCATATTCGGTTACTTGATTTACGTTAACTCGGAATATAATAGGTGTCCGCATAATTCAGGAACCACTGTACAATTTCTCGTGCATGTCACATGTGTATGGTTGCTAGTACTATTATAAAATAGACAAGTTGTAGAAGATCCAAACGATCTCCACCATACATCTTACACGATCAAACGATCTTCAATCAAAGTTGGTTCTCGTCTCCTCCCTCTCAATTGTTTAGAAACTTCCAATCAATTCAGAAACCGGCAATTAATAGACGCTATGatcattaaaaattattaatacaCTATTAGTTTTTTACATCTATAGAGGTACATCCTCagctttttgtttttattttttttctgtgaattttttttgccaCTGTTATAATATTATAGATTTAATGTGCGTGAAACACGTGTGTGATTGCTAGTATGTTAAAATTATCTAGCTAGGTTGGCTATATGGAAACTATTCAATATATTTAACATCAGAAATATTGTGATTTTATTATCACGTACAGATGATAAATATTAAAACTAATGGCAAAATCATGTCTACCGTAAATGGtcaatgacatcaaatgaaaaggaATGGATGCAGTATTCCTTGGCCTCCTTTCAAAATACAGAAATTTGGGGTTCGTGTAGAAACTATACTGCATGATGCAAAATTCATTCGTTCGAAATTGGCGTTCTAATTGTGCATCTCATACGGAGTACTAGATCATATCCGGCGCTATATCTACATGCACCTCTAGCCAGTAGTGAGATGTAAAGGCAAAACACAACAAATGTGGCCTAGCTTAGCTATATGAACACCTTCGAGTAGTCCAGAGTCCAGTCCTCTGCTAACTTCTCAGCACTGGGCTGCACGCTCTCTTGTTCTCCTCCAAAATCTCTTGGTTTTTTCTGTCACCAGCCAGCTGGTCGCCATCCATCCACTGAATGACATTGTCGATGACGAGAAGGGCGTCGTCCAACTTCTTCGTCTCGGCCTCAATGGCGCGCCTCGCACTGTACGCGAAGCCCTCCAGCATGTTCCTCGCAGCAACCCTCTTCGTGTTGGCCTCGTCTGTACGCGTAGCCCTCCAGCAAGTacctcttgctatccatcaccATTCTCCAACGTCTCCGTGTGCCGCGGCCCTACCTTGTCCTTGGTGATGGTAATGATCTTGTTCTTTTGTCCGGTGGCCTCGTACCCAGCGGACACAGTCAAGACGCCCATTGCAGTCGGCATCGAAGCACACCGGAGCGAGCTGCTCCCTTCTCGCTGCTTCGGGTTGACGCCCAATAGCACTAGCTCGCCGAGCAAGTCGTTGTCACGGACTCTGCACCTCTCGCCCTGGAACACCGAGATAACAACACCATTCTTCTCATCGGAGTTTTGAAGTGATACGATTTGCCTCTTCTTTATGGGCACGGTGCTGTTCTTGGGGATCAGCACGGTCATGACGCCTCCGGCCGTCTCCACTCCGAGAGAGTGCGGCGTGGTGTCCAACAGCACCAAGTCCAGCAACTTACGGTGACTCTCACGGGTGAGTATGGCAGCTTGGATGGCGGCGCCACAAGCCGCCGCCTCATCAGGGTTAATGTTCTCGCGAAGTTtcttgaggttgaacaactccaAGAGGAGACGTCGCATGGCGGGATTCTAGTAGACCCGCCTACGAGGATGACGTCGTCCACTTTACACCTCTCCACCTTGGTGTCCCTGAGACATTTCTGGACAGGTTTCATGCACTTTCATACCAAGTTTAGCTCCTCGAAGCGGTCGCGGGTGATCCTCGGACAGAATTCGATGCCCCTGTGGAAAGAATCAATCACGATGGTCGCCTGGCTCGCCGGCGACACCATCCTCTTCGCATCCTCGCACGCCGCTCTAAGCTTCACAAGAGCCCGCCCATTGCCACCAACATCTTCCTTGTGCTCTTCTCGAACTACTCAACAAGGTGCTCGCCCATGCGGCTGTCAAAAGTGTCGCCGCCGAGGTGAGGATCACCGGCGATTGCTTTGACAGAGATCATGCCCTCCATGATGCTCAGAAAGGACACGCTGACGTGACTAGttccaagataaaaaaaaacgaGCATGTTTGTAATACCGAATATTCAAAAATTGAGAATTGACTAAATAATTAGCTTTTATATCTGTTACTCATATGAATGATCGTCGTAGCCGTCTAAATCTTATAGAGACGAATCTATTTTGTTATTTAAATGTCAATTCGAACACGCTAAGATCCGTAGCAAGTCTCATTAAGTTTAGACTGTTGATTGAtcgaaaaaaaaagtttagacTGTTgattgattaaaaaataaaaaataaagaccGTGGATGGATCGACCGTGGATGGATCGATCCACCAGACGCCTCCCCAGCTCGACCGGCAACACGGCTCCCTCACGCCGCCGCCTCTGCAGGTtcactgccccccccccccacccacctCCCTGTCTGCCCACCGCCGCGCCGCCCCTCGCCATCGTACCGCCACCCTCGGCCGCACGCGCCATCGCCGCCCCTCGCCACCGTGTCGCCGCC
This region includes:
- the LOC133906002 gene encoding heat shock 70 kDa protein 4-like, whose translation is MRRLLLELFNLKKLRENINPDEAAACGAAIQAAILTRESHRKLLDLVLLDTTPHSLGVETAGGVMTVLIPKNSTVPIKKRQIVSLQNSDEKNGVVISVFQGERCRVRDNDLLGELVLLGVNPKQREGSSSLRCASMPTAMGVLTVSAGYEATGQKNKIITITKDKVGPRHTETLENDEANTKRVAARNMLEGFAYSARRAIEAETKKLDDALLVIDNVIQWMDGDQLAGDRKNQEILEENKRACSPVLRS